Proteins encoded together in one Rubripirellula reticaptiva window:
- a CDS encoding sulfatase-like hydrolase/transferase: MRFAFAVLILGAAQVTTAVRRCDAEQLESAKPNIVFVFADDQCFETLGELNNPEVKTPNLDKLVRRGTTFTHAYNMGSWSGAVCVASRTMLNSGRSVWNANAIYNQSEAERQAGRWWSEHMKSAGYRTYMTGKWHCKANASKAFDVALDIRAGMPKDTKTGYSRPAADGTDPWSPSDPKFGGYWEGGTHWSEVVANHSSDFLKEASLRNEPFFMYLAFNAPHDPRQSPQEYVDMYPVDSIKTPVNFLPKYPHADLIGCGPGLRDEKLAPFPRTPTEVKVHRQEYYAIITHMDVMIGRILDAIEATGKADNTWIFFTADHGLAVGQHGLMGKQNLYDHSVRVPMMVVGPGVEAGRKIDEPVYLQDIMPTTLDLAGVQKPEHVDFNSLMPMLEGQPSPYENIYGSYLDKQRSIRTKTHKLIAYPNANVLRLYNVEEDPKEMNDLADDPKSKPLIQEMFAQLQDLQRELNDDVDLTSMKP, translated from the coding sequence TTGCGATTCGCGTTCGCCGTTCTGATTCTTGGGGCCGCGCAAGTGACGACAGCGGTTCGACGCTGCGATGCGGAGCAACTTGAATCAGCAAAGCCGAACATCGTTTTTGTTTTTGCTGATGATCAGTGCTTTGAAACGCTCGGTGAACTGAATAATCCGGAAGTCAAAACGCCGAACTTGGATAAGCTGGTGCGGCGCGGTACCACGTTCACGCACGCTTACAATATGGGATCGTGGAGCGGCGCTGTTTGCGTTGCCAGTCGCACGATGCTGAATTCGGGACGATCGGTTTGGAACGCGAACGCGATCTATAACCAATCCGAAGCCGAACGACAGGCAGGACGATGGTGGAGCGAGCACATGAAGTCGGCCGGATACCGGACCTACATGACTGGCAAGTGGCATTGCAAAGCCAACGCTTCGAAAGCATTTGATGTGGCACTGGATATCCGAGCCGGAATGCCGAAAGATACGAAAACGGGATACAGTCGTCCGGCCGCTGATGGCACTGATCCCTGGTCACCATCGGATCCAAAGTTTGGTGGCTATTGGGAAGGCGGCACGCACTGGAGCGAAGTGGTCGCAAACCACTCCAGCGATTTTCTGAAAGAAGCGTCGTTGCGTAACGAGCCGTTCTTCATGTACTTGGCATTCAATGCACCGCATGATCCGCGGCAATCGCCTCAGGAGTACGTGGACATGTACCCGGTGGATTCGATTAAAACGCCGGTTAACTTTCTGCCCAAATATCCGCACGCCGACTTGATCGGATGTGGCCCTGGGCTGCGTGATGAAAAGCTTGCCCCGTTTCCTCGGACGCCCACCGAAGTCAAAGTCCATCGGCAAGAGTACTACGCAATCATCACTCACATGGACGTGATGATCGGTCGGATTTTGGACGCAATCGAAGCGACCGGTAAAGCGGACAATACGTGGATCTTTTTCACCGCGGACCACGGCTTGGCGGTTGGGCAACATGGTTTGATGGGCAAGCAGAACCTTTATGATCACAGCGTGCGGGTGCCAATGATGGTTGTTGGCCCTGGGGTCGAAGCAGGACGGAAAATCGACGAGCCGGTCTATCTGCAGGACATCATGCCGACGACTCTTGATTTGGCAGGCGTTCAAAAGCCGGAACATGTTGATTTCAATAGCCTGATGCCCATGTTGGAAGGCCAGCCGAGTCCTTACGAAAACATTTATGGATCCTATCTGGACAAGCAACGTAGTATTCGGACCAAGACGCACAAGTTGATCGCGTACCCAAATGCGAACGTGTTGAGGCTGTATAACGTCGAGGAAGATCCGAAAGAAATGAACGATTTGGCGGACGACCCGAAGTCAAAGCCATTGATTCAGGAAATGTTTGCGCAGTTGCAAGACCTGCAGCGAGAATTGAACGACGACGTTGATTTGACGTCGATGAAGCCCTAG
- a CDS encoding WXG100 family type VII secretion target has protein sequence MAQAVVDPDQLRQFAAQLHRFAEEMKQRSTGLASQMNQLEQTWRDEQQRKFSDEFTTQLRQLARLIQTTEEHVPYLMRKAEQIDAYLGR, from the coding sequence ATGGCTCAAGCCGTCGTCGACCCTGACCAACTGCGCCAATTCGCAGCCCAGCTTCATCGGTTTGCCGAAGAGATGAAGCAGCGTTCGACGGGACTAGCGTCACAGATGAATCAGTTGGAACAGACCTGGCGTGACGAACAGCAACGTAAGTTTTCCGATGAATTCACAACGCAGTTGCGGCAGTTGGCTCGCTTGATTCAAACCACTGAAGAGCACGTTCCGTACTTGATGCGCAAGGCGGAGCAGATCGACGCGTATTTGGGACGCTAG
- a CDS encoding tetratricopeptide repeat protein, whose amino-acid sequence MPDFPASDSGIQVSQSPKESHGGRQGKWEAVLPEELDRVSIEEPVANQPVVDEPVSVSATEKTSVVDESVTPPPVVVETAKSVVAETTETTETTNKPKLELKRRQYLEHHLKSNPADLDAFLELAKIYRAENRPVEARRVLQQAIQIFPDEHELHWELEEATLSRSIQQLREVAELDSRLKTTETDHELTRCQQDWALRRIEVCQARLSRDPSLVNLRITLAEARYDSGDYQDAIEELDPVLDNDELSPSAYLIRGKCLLALGKDLDAMVALRACALRRAVVAPVRLRVIALRLLCETADRLGVSLTLASYQASLQQAEQELAKQTTMGA is encoded by the coding sequence ATGCCAGACTTTCCAGCCAGCGATTCGGGCATCCAGGTGAGTCAGTCGCCGAAGGAGTCGCACGGTGGCCGTCAAGGAAAGTGGGAAGCCGTGCTGCCAGAGGAGCTGGATCGAGTTTCAATCGAAGAGCCAGTTGCCAATCAGCCTGTTGTTGACGAGCCGGTCTCGGTCTCGGCGACCGAAAAAACTTCGGTTGTGGACGAGTCCGTCACGCCACCGCCAGTGGTTGTCGAGACCGCGAAATCCGTCGTCGCTGAAACGACTGAAACGACTGAAACGACAAACAAGCCAAAGCTCGAACTAAAGCGACGTCAGTACCTCGAGCACCACCTGAAATCGAACCCTGCCGATCTGGACGCGTTTTTAGAGTTGGCGAAGATTTATCGCGCTGAAAATCGGCCGGTCGAGGCACGGAGAGTGCTACAGCAGGCGATCCAGATTTTTCCTGATGAGCACGAGTTGCACTGGGAGTTGGAAGAGGCCACGTTGTCCCGTTCAATCCAGCAGCTTCGCGAAGTGGCCGAGCTGGACAGTCGGTTGAAGACCACGGAAACCGACCACGAACTTACGCGTTGTCAGCAAGATTGGGCACTACGACGCATCGAAGTTTGCCAAGCTCGCCTAAGCCGCGATCCGTCGCTAGTAAATCTGAGAATCACCCTAGCCGAGGCTCGCTACGATTCGGGGGACTATCAGGACGCAATCGAGGAGCTCGATCCCGTTTTAGACAATGATGAATTGTCGCCGTCCGCCTATTTGATTCGTGGCAAGTGTTTGTTGGCGCTTGGGAAGGATCTTGATGCGATGGTGGCGCTGCGAGCGTGTGCTTTGCGGCGGGCGGTTGTGGCGCCGGTTCGATTGCGAGTGATTGCCCTGCGGTTGTTGTGCGAGACTGCCGATCGGCTTGGCGTTTCGTTGACACTCGCTAGTTACCAAGCCAGTTTACAGCAAGCCGAACAAGAGCTTGCGAAACAAACGACGATGGGCGCTTAA
- the sucC gene encoding ADP-forming succinate--CoA ligase subunit beta: MKIHEYQGKELFRKSGVPVLDGIVAKTADDAVAAYEKLGGKIAVVKSQIHAGGRGKGTTKEDANQRGVVVCKSADEVRAAANGLLGKTLVTIQTGPEGKIVNQVFVEAGCDIARELYLGIVVDRASMKPVLMASTEGGVEIEEVAEHTPELIFKEHFDPAVGLEAFQVRKLCKKLKIEGAAAKAASKFLPAICRFFVDYDCSMAEINPLVITGDGQMIALDAKIDFDSNALFRHKDLLEYRDLSEEEPSEVRASKSGLSYVKLEGNIGCLVNGAGLAMSTMDIIKYHGGQPANFLDVGGGANAEQVTEAFQILLSDPNCKGVLVNIFGGIARCTTIAAAIIEASKVVGFKVPLVVRLEGTEVEEGRKMLAESDVDIINAVDITDAAKKIVAAAK, translated from the coding sequence ATGAAAATTCACGAATACCAGGGCAAAGAACTGTTCCGCAAATCCGGTGTTCCGGTTTTGGACGGCATCGTTGCCAAAACGGCCGATGACGCCGTTGCCGCGTACGAAAAGCTAGGCGGCAAGATTGCTGTCGTCAAATCGCAAATCCACGCCGGTGGACGCGGGAAGGGTACGACCAAAGAAGACGCGAATCAACGCGGAGTTGTAGTTTGCAAGAGCGCCGACGAAGTTCGCGCTGCCGCGAACGGCTTGTTGGGCAAAACGCTTGTCACGATCCAAACTGGCCCCGAGGGCAAGATCGTCAACCAAGTCTTCGTCGAAGCCGGCTGCGATATCGCTCGCGAACTGTACCTGGGCATCGTCGTTGACCGGGCTAGCATGAAGCCGGTATTGATGGCCAGCACCGAAGGCGGCGTCGAAATCGAAGAAGTCGCCGAACACACGCCCGAACTGATCTTCAAAGAACACTTCGACCCAGCCGTCGGACTAGAAGCTTTTCAAGTTCGCAAGCTTTGCAAAAAGCTGAAAATCGAAGGCGCCGCCGCAAAGGCAGCCTCGAAGTTCTTGCCCGCAATCTGTCGTTTCTTTGTCGATTACGATTGCTCGATGGCCGAAATCAATCCGCTGGTTATCACCGGTGACGGACAAATGATCGCCTTGGACGCGAAAATCGACTTCGATTCCAATGCTCTGTTCCGCCACAAAGACTTGCTCGAATACCGCGACCTGTCCGAAGAAGAGCCAAGCGAAGTGCGGGCCAGCAAATCAGGCCTCAGCTACGTCAAGCTAGAAGGCAACATCGGTTGCCTGGTCAACGGTGCCGGACTGGCAATGTCGACCATGGACATCATCAAGTATCACGGCGGACAGCCGGCGAACTTCTTGGACGTTGGTGGCGGAGCGAACGCCGAACAAGTCACCGAAGCGTTCCAAATCTTGCTGTCCGATCCGAACTGCAAAGGCGTGTTGGTCAACATTTTCGGCGGGATCGCTCGCTGTACCACGATCGCCGCGGCCATCATCGAAGCCAGCAAGGTTGTCGGATTCAAAGTTCCCTTGGTTGTTCGCTTAGAAGGTACCGAAGTCGAAGAAGGCCGCAAAATGCTGGCTGAATCCGACGTCGACATCATCAACGCCGTTGACATCACCGACGCCGCCAAAAAAATCGTCGCCGCAGCAAAGTAG
- a CDS encoding O-antigen ligase family protein, with product MRLTKSLRRLKSMVSRLGGPELSGWAATGLACLMIALPAVVVWDYGGVLPWSQMMVCWAVVVITVLAFPLFFIRGRSYHRIQLAMPLLALAVVALGLFQSLPIPANISSRLAPGTHAAYRDWVPDQIRTEAGLIEARLIEAGQIEDAAAQSKTLDRLNVDDFGIDRHPTTLSQVNTLRAMIPFALSAVMMFIAVFAVRDRRALKLVLVIAAVSGTSVTLWGLLGVSSPAPPPSAGAWAVPVSAVRPSSFGPFVNRNNAGGFLNLTLAATVGLLVWTVRKSSKKSIIDPQYVLPPSNALERVAGALQSMVRDLDGPSILALFAAVVQVVGIAASQSRGALVAAAAGGVIVTLQLVRRQRAINPAMVAAVVFVLIAARWALVYLGLDGAVGERVDSIFTLSEGSQVGRLELVADGLRSAMHYLPLGSGLGTYQFATLPYQQASAGTSATLNADSMPVEWLVEGGAVIFVIIAIAIVVMFKGLAMMALHRRSHLASLTAMGWFLLTSQVVACCFDFGILLPANYLTAAVLVGAFFGMLPLKGPESSKARTVGGMKSRIESAVAEPRTVVVPLSIAFVLIAVLWTVTKTSTDQANDSFANFEIKQWFQAQRIRGERLSSLPRITSDTSAGATSDPQRQFLASLYLLANQEMATEYSGVKTVVRSEAELLDASTQIELKNDPRINVRRLMSVGGDPANFDAKSDDSAFLVAGQDPAAIRDARQSAVLAMIHCPLHPFVRVPLIKTDFVQMAERTDASNAELTTKLLNDLVRLQSGNPRVIEQAIRLAYVFPGPESMGPMVERLLELKPERFNSVWPLIRDCESETMIEAMIPETLDSIFQVAENPRVPESIRGRMWAKAGRMLADPSLGGAGGGMRQDEVAYAMSRIAIADGRTSDAIDELENAVRLSPANLQYRNHLIRLLIAEQRTDEAIKHLKRAILQQPVDASLQKMLKQVTKQ from the coding sequence ATGAGACTTACCAAATCGCTGCGACGGCTGAAATCTATGGTGAGTCGGCTTGGGGGACCAGAGTTGTCCGGATGGGCAGCCACCGGATTGGCCTGTCTGATGATTGCGCTGCCTGCGGTTGTCGTTTGGGATTACGGCGGCGTTTTGCCATGGAGCCAGATGATGGTTTGCTGGGCTGTGGTCGTGATCACGGTGTTGGCGTTTCCCTTGTTTTTTATTCGCGGTCGCAGCTATCACCGAATTCAGTTAGCGATGCCGTTGCTTGCGTTAGCTGTGGTTGCGTTGGGGCTGTTTCAGTCGCTGCCAATTCCAGCGAATATCAGCAGCCGTTTGGCGCCGGGCACGCATGCTGCGTACCGAGATTGGGTTCCCGATCAGATCCGCACCGAAGCTGGGTTAATCGAAGCTAGGTTGATCGAAGCTGGACAGATCGAAGATGCAGCGGCACAGTCCAAGACACTCGATCGTTTGAATGTCGATGACTTCGGTATCGATCGGCATCCCACGACGCTTAGTCAAGTTAACACGTTGCGGGCGATGATTCCTTTTGCATTATCCGCTGTGATGATGTTCATTGCGGTTTTCGCCGTTCGTGATCGCCGCGCGTTGAAGTTGGTGTTGGTGATCGCAGCTGTGTCCGGGACCAGCGTTACATTGTGGGGATTGTTGGGGGTTAGTTCCCCTGCACCGCCGCCGAGTGCCGGTGCATGGGCTGTTCCGGTGAGTGCGGTTCGTCCGTCTAGCTTCGGACCGTTCGTCAATCGCAATAATGCGGGTGGATTTTTAAATCTAACCTTGGCCGCGACCGTTGGATTGCTGGTATGGACAGTTCGCAAATCGAGTAAGAAATCGATCATCGACCCACAATATGTTCTGCCTCCGAGCAATGCTTTGGAGCGAGTGGCTGGAGCGTTGCAGTCGATGGTCCGAGATCTCGACGGTCCTTCGATCTTGGCTCTTTTTGCTGCGGTCGTCCAGGTTGTTGGGATCGCGGCAAGCCAGTCGCGCGGAGCGTTAGTTGCCGCCGCAGCGGGTGGTGTCATCGTTACGCTTCAGCTTGTGCGGCGTCAACGGGCGATCAATCCCGCGATGGTGGCAGCAGTCGTGTTTGTTTTGATAGCTGCACGCTGGGCGCTCGTTTATTTGGGGCTAGATGGAGCGGTCGGCGAACGCGTTGATTCTATCTTTACTCTGTCCGAAGGCTCTCAGGTCGGCCGGTTGGAACTTGTCGCCGACGGACTTCGGTCGGCAATGCATTACTTGCCACTGGGGTCTGGTTTAGGGACGTATCAATTCGCGACGTTGCCATATCAGCAAGCCAGTGCTGGTACGAGCGCGACGTTGAACGCAGACTCGATGCCGGTGGAATGGCTGGTCGAAGGCGGCGCAGTGATTTTCGTTATCATCGCGATCGCGATTGTCGTGATGTTCAAAGGACTGGCGATGATGGCGTTGCATCGCCGCAGTCACTTGGCGTCGCTGACTGCGATGGGATGGTTCTTGCTAACGTCTCAAGTAGTGGCGTGTTGTTTTGACTTCGGTATTCTGTTGCCCGCGAACTATTTGACGGCTGCCGTCTTGGTTGGCGCTTTCTTTGGCATGTTGCCTCTAAAGGGGCCAGAGTCGTCGAAGGCGCGAACGGTTGGAGGAATGAAATCACGCATTGAAAGTGCTGTAGCCGAGCCTCGCACGGTTGTTGTGCCGCTCTCGATCGCTTTCGTTTTAATCGCTGTCTTGTGGACGGTGACGAAGACGTCGACGGATCAAGCGAACGATAGTTTTGCCAATTTCGAGATCAAGCAATGGTTTCAGGCTCAGCGGATCCGAGGAGAACGTTTGTCTTCGTTGCCGCGCATTACTTCCGACACATCGGCAGGGGCGACGTCGGATCCCCAGCGGCAGTTCCTGGCAAGCCTCTATCTGTTGGCCAACCAAGAGATGGCGACTGAGTATTCTGGCGTCAAGACGGTGGTCCGATCCGAAGCTGAACTGTTGGATGCGTCGACGCAGATCGAATTGAAAAACGATCCGCGGATCAATGTTCGTCGCTTGATGTCGGTTGGAGGCGACCCCGCGAACTTTGATGCCAAAAGCGACGATTCGGCTTTCTTGGTTGCTGGGCAAGATCCCGCGGCGATTCGAGACGCTAGGCAGTCCGCGGTGCTAGCGATGATTCATTGTCCACTGCATCCGTTCGTGCGCGTGCCGCTGATCAAGACAGACTTTGTCCAGATGGCTGAGCGCACCGACGCGAGCAACGCGGAACTAACGACCAAGTTGTTGAATGATCTGGTCAGACTGCAGTCGGGAAACCCGCGAGTGATTGAACAAGCGATTCGGTTGGCTTATGTATTTCCCGGTCCTGAATCTATGGGGCCAATGGTCGAGCGTTTGTTGGAGCTAAAGCCCGAACGATTCAATTCCGTTTGGCCTTTGATTCGTGATTGCGAATCCGAAACGATGATCGAGGCGATGATCCCGGAAACGCTTGATTCGATATTTCAGGTTGCAGAGAACCCGAGAGTTCCGGAATCGATTCGTGGTCGGATGTGGGCCAAGGCTGGCCGAATGCTTGCTGATCCGTCCTTGGGCGGGGCTGGGGGGGGGATGCGGCAGGACGAAGTGGCGTATGCCATGTCTCGAATTGCTATTGCAGACGGACGGACCAGTGACGCAATCGATGAGCTCGAAAATGCTGTGCGTCTGTCGCCTGCCAACTTGCAGTATCGCAACCATTTGATTCGCCTGTTGATTGCTGAGCAAAGAACGGACGAGGCGATCAAGCATCTCAAACGGGCAATTTTGCAACAACCGGTGGATGCGTCGCTGCAGAAAATGTTGAAGCAAGTCACGAAACAGTAA
- the sucD gene encoding succinate--CoA ligase subunit alpha, protein MSILVDKNTKVICQGITGNAGTFHSLGCRDYGTQMVGGVTPGKGGQNVEGIPVFDTVEEAVHSTGANATMIFVPPPFTADAILEAVDAGIKIIAAITEGVPVLDMVRVYEKVKASGSILIGPNCPGLITPGECKIGIMPGYIHQPGKVGVMSRSGTLTYESVWQTSNLGLGQSTCVGLGGDPIVGTSFIDLLKLYQEDDQTEAILMIGEIGGSAEEEAAAFAKEHVTKPMAAFIAGRTAPPGKRMGHAGAIISGGKGTATEKVAALEDAGIVVAPTPADMGAAVVEAMKKR, encoded by the coding sequence ATGAGTATCCTGGTCGATAAAAACACGAAAGTCATTTGCCAAGGCATCACTGGCAACGCGGGCACCTTTCACTCGCTCGGTTGTCGCGATTACGGAACGCAAATGGTCGGCGGAGTCACGCCGGGCAAGGGCGGACAGAACGTCGAAGGCATTCCCGTCTTTGACACCGTCGAAGAGGCTGTCCACTCGACAGGCGCCAACGCGACGATGATCTTCGTTCCGCCACCGTTCACCGCCGATGCGATTCTGGAAGCCGTCGACGCGGGCATCAAAATCATTGCGGCGATCACTGAAGGCGTGCCTGTCTTGGACATGGTTCGCGTCTACGAAAAAGTCAAAGCCAGCGGATCAATCCTGATTGGCCCGAACTGCCCCGGCCTGATCACTCCGGGCGAGTGCAAAATCGGCATCATGCCCGGTTACATTCACCAACCTGGCAAAGTCGGTGTAATGAGCCGCAGCGGCACGCTGACTTACGAATCCGTTTGGCAGACAAGCAACCTGGGACTCGGCCAAAGCACCTGCGTCGGACTCGGTGGCGACCCCATCGTCGGAACCAGCTTCATCGATCTGTTGAAACTGTACCAAGAAGACGATCAAACCGAAGCGATCTTGATGATTGGTGAAATCGGTGGATCGGCCGAAGAAGAAGCCGCCGCGTTCGCAAAAGAACACGTCACCAAACCAATGGCCGCCTTCATCGCTGGACGCACCGCACCGCCCGGAAAACGCATGGGCCACGCTGGTGCTATTATCAGTGGCGGAAAAGGTACGGCAACCGAAAAGGTTGCAGCACTGGAAGACGCCGGAATTGTCGTGGCACCAACGCCTGCCGACATGGGTGCCGCCGTTGTCGAAGCGATGAAGAAACGATAA
- a CDS encoding UxaA family hydrolase: MTNANQRNSVQRAALIRLDSRDNVAVATEALPAGFSDGNLTVAMPVPAGHKVATQAVASGQSVFKYGQPIGVATRDIAVGDHVHSHNLADHHVVSDDLSRISPPAALAKITRTFDGFHRPDGRVGTRNYVMLLSTVNCSATVCHKVVARFTPERMKQWPGVDGVFAATHTTGCAMQYNGIKHQMLGRVLAGYVKHPNVGGVLVIGLGCEQTTSGYLAEHHGVVSLYSPGGDKLTRDNGVPMLTMQTEGGTRATIEKADKLLVEVLDRANQFTRSPADASKLTLAVECGGSDGYSGLTANPAVGVVSDRIVACGGTSVISETTELYGAEHLLVRRSRSSEVAQKLLDRIQWWKDHVAMYGGQIDNNPSVGNKAGGLTTITEKSLGAVSKSGSTAMEAVYEYAETITSPGLVVMDTPGFDPASVTGKVAGGANLVMFTTGRGSCFGCKPTPVIKVATNTPMYKTMAEDMDLDAGTVLDGEDLQAVGDRFFEWSLKVASGKKTASEELDVGDHEFIPWTVGPTL, encoded by the coding sequence ATGACAAATGCCAATCAAAGAAATTCAGTGCAGCGTGCGGCACTGATACGGCTGGATAGCCGCGACAACGTAGCCGTTGCAACCGAAGCATTGCCCGCGGGGTTTAGCGATGGCAACCTTACCGTGGCGATGCCGGTCCCGGCTGGCCACAAAGTGGCAACGCAGGCGGTCGCCAGCGGACAATCCGTGTTCAAATACGGCCAGCCAATCGGTGTGGCGACTAGAGATATCGCAGTCGGTGATCACGTCCACAGTCATAATTTGGCTGACCATCACGTCGTCTCTGATGATTTGTCGAGAATCTCGCCGCCCGCGGCGCTGGCGAAAATCACGCGAACCTTTGACGGGTTTCATCGGCCCGACGGTCGTGTTGGCACTCGTAATTACGTCATGTTGTTGTCGACCGTGAACTGCAGTGCGACAGTGTGTCACAAAGTCGTGGCTCGATTCACACCTGAGCGGATGAAGCAGTGGCCCGGCGTCGATGGCGTCTTCGCGGCCACTCACACTACCGGTTGCGCGATGCAGTACAACGGCATCAAACACCAAATGCTGGGGCGCGTGTTGGCCGGTTACGTCAAGCATCCCAACGTCGGCGGCGTGCTGGTGATTGGATTGGGATGCGAGCAGACGACGTCGGGATATTTGGCCGAACATCACGGCGTGGTTTCGTTGTATTCGCCCGGCGGCGACAAGCTGACTCGGGACAATGGCGTGCCAATGTTGACGATGCAAACCGAAGGCGGCACCCGTGCGACGATCGAAAAAGCGGACAAGTTGTTGGTCGAGGTGCTTGATCGAGCGAACCAGTTCACTCGATCGCCTGCCGACGCGTCGAAGTTGACTTTGGCGGTCGAGTGCGGTGGCAGCGACGGGTATTCCGGGCTGACGGCGAACCCCGCGGTTGGAGTGGTCTCGGATCGAATCGTGGCCTGCGGTGGGACCAGTGTGATTTCCGAGACGACGGAACTCTACGGCGCCGAACACTTGTTGGTTCGTCGCAGTCGGTCATCGGAAGTCGCGCAAAAGTTGCTCGACCGAATTCAGTGGTGGAAAGATCACGTCGCGATGTACGGTGGCCAAATCGACAATAACCCTTCGGTCGGTAACAAAGCCGGTGGCCTGACAACGATTACTGAAAAGTCGCTCGGTGCAGTTTCCAAAAGTGGGTCAACCGCAATGGAAGCGGTCTACGAATACGCTGAAACGATCACCTCGCCAGGGTTAGTGGTGATGGATACACCTGGCTTTGACCCCGCCAGCGTTACGGGCAAAGTTGCTGGCGGCGCGAACTTGGTCATGTTCACGACTGGTCGCGGCAGTTGTTTCGGATGTAAACCGACGCCGGTCATCAAGGTCGCGACAAACACGCCGATGTACAAAACGATGGCCGAAGATATGGACTTGGATGCCGGGACCGTGCTTGACGGTGAGGACTTGCAGGCGGTCGGCGATCGATTTTTCGAGTGGTCCCTCAAAGTCGCCAGCGGCAAGAAAACGGCGAGCGAAGAGCTGGACGTTGGCGACCATGAATTTATCCCTTGGACCGTTGGCCCAACGCTTTAG
- a CDS encoding iron-containing alcohol dehydrogenase, with translation MQPFDIQNRTRFIFGEGTISRLGELAAQYRPACVMVVSDRGIMEAGHDGAAISSLKAAGLRVESFHDFAENPTSSMVEAGVRRAAEVKPDLLVGLGGGSSMDCCKGINFVYSCGGTIHDYQGVGKATCDLLPMIAIPTTSGTGSESQSFALISDAETHVKMPCGDARAAFRIAILDPALTMTQPPRVTALTGIDALSHAIETYVTKRRNPMSVTYSRRAFGMLAASFSRVLAEPGDIEARGQMQLGACFAGMAIETSMLGAAHATANPLTARHSITHGQAVGMMLPSVIRMNGATHANWYGELMREVDPSVSDGEAPGRLASLVTRWLREAGLATSLEELSIAESSIEVMAEDALKQWTGTFNPLPLDAQRSLDLYRSVARKPAG, from the coding sequence ATGCAACCTTTTGATATTCAAAATCGCACTCGCTTTATCTTTGGCGAGGGGACGATCAGTCGGTTGGGAGAATTGGCGGCACAGTATCGTCCTGCGTGCGTCATGGTGGTCAGTGATCGCGGTATCATGGAAGCGGGCCATGATGGGGCGGCCATCTCGTCTTTGAAAGCTGCGGGGCTGCGCGTTGAGTCGTTTCATGACTTTGCTGAAAATCCGACGTCTTCGATGGTCGAAGCCGGAGTGCGCCGGGCGGCGGAAGTGAAACCTGATTTGTTGGTTGGACTTGGCGGCGGTAGCAGCATGGACTGTTGCAAGGGGATCAACTTTGTTTATTCCTGTGGTGGAACGATTCACGACTATCAAGGCGTTGGCAAAGCAACTTGCGATTTGCTGCCGATGATTGCCATTCCGACGACCTCAGGCACTGGCAGCGAATCTCAGTCATTTGCTTTGATCAGCGATGCGGAAACTCATGTCAAAATGCCTTGCGGCGATGCTCGGGCAGCTTTTCGGATCGCCATTTTGGATCCGGCTTTGACGATGACGCAGCCGCCACGCGTAACCGCGCTGACCGGTATCGATGCGTTATCGCATGCGATCGAAACGTATGTCACCAAGCGACGCAATCCGATGTCGGTGACATACAGTCGTCGTGCATTTGGAATGTTGGCTGCCAGTTTTTCGCGAGTGCTTGCCGAACCGGGCGACATCGAGGCACGGGGGCAAATGCAGTTAGGAGCGTGCTTTGCCGGCATGGCGATTGAAACCTCGATGCTTGGTGCGGCGCACGCGACGGCTAACCCGCTGACCGCTCGTCACTCGATCACGCATGGTCAAGCCGTTGGGATGATGTTGCCATCGGTGATTCGGATGAACGGAGCGACGCACGCGAACTGGTATGGCGAGTTGATGCGAGAGGTTGATCCAAGTGTGTCGGATGGTGAGGCGCCCGGACGTCTTGCGTCTCTCGTGACCCGCTGGCTTCGCGAAGCCGGATTGGCGACATCGCTGGAAGAACTGTCGATTGCAGAGTCTTCGATTGAGGTGATGGCCGAAGACGCACTGAAACAATGGACGGGCACCTTCAATCCTTTGCCGCTCGATGCACAGCGAAGCCTCGACTTGTACCGGTCAGTCGCGAGAAAACCGGCCGGCTAG